A stretch of DNA from Acidobacteriota bacterium:
GCCTGTGTGGCCGAGATGTCCAAACAGCTCACGAAGCTGGCGGCGGAATTGAAGGTGGACTTGCTGCACGCGCATTCGCCTTCATTAAACGGTTTGGCGGCATCCCGTGCGGCGCGACAATTGGGGCTGCCCTGCGTTTACGAAGTGCGCTATTACGAAGAAGACGCGGCAGTGGATCGCAAGAAGCTGAGCTTCAATTCGCCGCTCTACCGCCTCTCGCGCCGCCTGGAATGGGAGGCGTTGAAGCGCGCCGACCGGGTCGTGACGATTTGTGAAGCGCTCAAAGATGACCTGATTGCGCGCGGCGTACCCGCCAGCAAAGTGTTTCAAGCGCCGAACGGTGTGGACACGAAAGTTTTCACGCCGCGCGCGCCCGATACCGAACTGATTGCCAGGTATGGCTTGCAGGGTAAGACGGTGATTGGCTTCATCGGCTCGCTCTACCTGTTTGAAGGGCTGGAATTTTTAGTGGACGCGGTTTTGCAGTTGCTGAATCAGCGAGCCGATGTCAAACTGCTGCTCGCAGGTGAAGGAGAGGTCGAAGCTTCCCTGCGCAGTCGTATCCCCGCAGACAAACACGAACAAATCATCTTCGCCGGCAAAGTCCCCCATCCCCAAGTCAAAGCTTATTATTCCGTGATGGATGTGTTGGTCTACCCGCGCGTGC
This window harbors:
- a CDS encoding glycosyltransferase, exosortase A system-associated, whose protein sequence is MRVLHVLDHSLPYFSGYSFRSDYIIRTQQRLGLQPIVVTSPKHEDFTEAKETRDGIAYYRLNWPAFYVLPKPHTVPLLKQAACVAEMSKQLTKLAAELKVDLLHAHSPSLNGLAASRAARQLGLPCVYEVRYYEEDAAVDRKKLSFNSPLYRLSRRLEWEALKRADRVVTICEALKDDLIARGVPASKVFQAPNGVDTKVFTPRAPDTELIARYGLQGKTVIGFIGSLYLFEGLEFLVDAVLQLLNQRADVKLLLAGEGEVEASLRSRIPADKHEQIIFAGKVPHPQVKAYYSVMDVLVYPRVRSRLTELTTPLKPLEAMAQQRVVVGSNIGGLRELIRDGETGCLVEPENVAALTQCLAALVNDKGKRQALAQRGREFVVRERDWERIVERYLEIYGGLAVRQQTAVA